In one Corallococcus sp. EGB genomic region, the following are encoded:
- a CDS encoding leucyl aminopeptidase, protein MQFSLVSGEAAPVSGELLVIPLFEGELGDSAPAPLTAADSALEGKLRAAASQEGFKGKVDQSFLLHTLGRLGADRVLLLGLGNRARFQPEVLRLAAGRAAKTAQRLKATAIGFRVPATEDAATAVRAVVEGLELGVYRFDKYKSSAREDKGAPKLSRATLSLPEGTEKSRALDEALTLGLKLAEAVNWARDLVNEPPNVVTPTKLAQAAQQAAKEGGLTAEIGGRKEIERLNMGMFLGVTAGSVQEPRLIHLVYTPKNAKDAKRAPLALVGKAITFDSGGLSLKPTEGMVDMKTDMAGSAAVLAAMKVIGSVVKPPFPVHAFIGACENMPSGTAYKPGDILTARSGKTVEITNTDAEGRLVLGDMLTWAGEHEPSAIIDLATLTGACMVALGNYIVGAFGDDDATVNSVLTAARAAGEEMWRLPVSDLQKDALRSEVADMKNSGERWGGAINAALFLKEFVGDTPWVHLDIAGPSNSPKERGYLNKGATGVGARTLVELVRRKATEVASQPERVKAEAPAKPAAKRARGKSARA, encoded by the coding sequence ATGCAATTCAGTCTCGTCTCCGGTGAAGCCGCGCCGGTGAGCGGTGAGCTGCTCGTCATCCCCCTCTTCGAGGGCGAGCTGGGTGATTCCGCCCCCGCGCCGCTGACGGCCGCGGACTCGGCCCTGGAGGGCAAGCTGCGCGCCGCCGCCTCCCAGGAGGGCTTCAAGGGCAAGGTGGATCAGTCCTTCCTCCTGCACACCCTGGGAAGGCTGGGCGCGGACCGCGTCCTGCTCCTGGGCCTGGGCAACCGCGCGCGCTTCCAGCCGGAGGTGCTGCGGCTGGCCGCGGGCCGCGCGGCGAAGACGGCGCAGCGGCTGAAGGCCACGGCCATCGGCTTCCGCGTGCCCGCCACGGAGGACGCGGCCACGGCCGTGCGCGCGGTGGTGGAGGGCCTGGAGCTGGGCGTCTACCGCTTCGACAAGTACAAGTCCTCGGCGCGCGAGGACAAGGGCGCCCCCAAGCTCAGCCGCGCCACGCTGTCCCTGCCGGAGGGCACGGAGAAGTCGCGCGCGCTGGACGAGGCGCTCACGCTGGGCCTGAAGCTGGCGGAGGCCGTCAACTGGGCGCGCGACCTGGTCAACGAGCCGCCCAACGTGGTGACGCCCACGAAGCTGGCGCAGGCCGCGCAGCAGGCCGCCAAGGAGGGCGGGCTCACCGCGGAGATTGGCGGGCGCAAGGAGATTGAACGCCTGAACATGGGCATGTTCCTGGGCGTCACCGCCGGCAGCGTGCAGGAGCCGCGGCTCATCCACCTGGTCTACACGCCGAAGAACGCGAAGGACGCGAAGCGCGCCCCGCTGGCGCTGGTGGGCAAGGCCATCACGTTCGACTCGGGCGGCCTGTCGCTCAAGCCCACCGAGGGCATGGTGGACATGAAGACGGACATGGCCGGGTCCGCCGCGGTGCTGGCCGCGATGAAGGTCATCGGCTCCGTGGTGAAGCCGCCCTTCCCCGTGCACGCCTTCATCGGCGCGTGCGAGAACATGCCGTCCGGCACGGCGTACAAGCCCGGTGACATCCTCACCGCGCGCTCCGGCAAGACGGTGGAGATCACCAACACGGACGCGGAGGGCCGCCTGGTGCTGGGCGACATGCTCACCTGGGCCGGCGAGCACGAGCCGTCCGCCATCATCGACCTGGCGACGCTCACGGGCGCGTGCATGGTGGCGCTGGGCAACTACATCGTGGGCGCCTTCGGCGACGACGACGCCACGGTGAACAGCGTGCTCACCGCCGCGCGCGCCGCGGGCGAGGAGATGTGGCGCCTGCCCGTCAGCGACCTGCAGAAGGACGCGCTGCGGTCGGAGGTGGCGGACATGAAGAACTCCGGCGAGCGCTGGGGCGGCGCCATCAACGCGGCCCTCTTCCTCAAGGAGTTCGTGGGCGACACGCCCTGGGTGCACCTGGATATCGCCGGCCCGTCCAACAGCCCCAAGGAGCGCGGCTACCTCAACAAGGGCGCCACGGGCGTGGGCGCGCGCACGCTGGTGGAGCTGGTGCGCCGCAAGGCCACCGAGGTCGCCTCGCAGCCGGAGCGCGTGAAGGCGGAGGCCCCCGCGAAGCCCGCGGCGAAGCGCGCCAGGGGCAAGTCCGCCCGCGCGTAG
- a CDS encoding sulfite exporter TauE/SafE family protein, with amino-acid sequence MTVFLLMAAGVLAGGLGALLGIGGGIVLVPVLVLGFGIPLEQAVPASLMCVVANSCAAAASYVENKLSDLRLGLALELATVMGAIVGGLVAAFVAEAMVAVVFGLFTLFVALQMMLLRNPVQEPATTANYVPGNYPLGISGSFVAGGLSALLGVGGGPLKVPLMTYGMRVPFKVASATSNLMVGVTGAASVAAYAWRGQLNLGLVAPLVVGVLAGASVGSKLMLKTPTAVLKKLFAVVLLVVAGQMLWKGGEGLWPSVWK; translated from the coding sequence ATGACGGTCTTCCTCCTCATGGCGGCGGGTGTGTTGGCGGGTGGTTTGGGGGCGCTCCTGGGCATCGGGGGCGGCATCGTCCTGGTGCCGGTGCTCGTGCTGGGTTTTGGAATCCCGCTGGAGCAGGCCGTCCCCGCGAGCCTGATGTGCGTGGTGGCCAACTCCTGCGCCGCCGCCGCCAGCTACGTGGAGAACAAACTGAGCGACTTACGGCTGGGGCTGGCGCTCGAGCTGGCCACGGTGATGGGGGCCATCGTCGGCGGGCTGGTCGCGGCCTTCGTGGCGGAGGCGATGGTGGCCGTGGTGTTCGGCCTCTTCACGCTCTTCGTCGCGCTGCAGATGATGCTCTTGCGCAACCCCGTCCAGGAGCCCGCGACGACGGCCAACTACGTGCCCGGCAACTACCCGCTGGGCATCTCCGGCTCGTTCGTGGCGGGCGGCCTGTCCGCGCTGCTGGGGGTGGGCGGTGGCCCGCTGAAGGTGCCGCTGATGACCTACGGCATGCGCGTGCCCTTCAAGGTCGCGAGCGCCACCAGCAACCTGATGGTGGGCGTCACCGGCGCCGCCAGCGTCGCGGCGTATGCGTGGCGCGGGCAGTTGAATCTCGGGCTCGTGGCCCCGTTGGTCGTAGGGGTGCTGGCCGGAGCCTCCGTGGGCAGCAAGCTGATGCTGAAGACGCCGACCGCGGTGCTCAAGAAGCTCTTCGCGGTCGTCCTGTTGGTCGTGGCCGGACAGATGTTGTGGAAGGGAGGGGAGGGGTTGTGGCCGAGCGTATGGAAATGA
- a CDS encoding tetratricopeptide repeat protein, whose product MHPSDNERAHIADAIQKQKNALAPLRITGSPAEVGQGLVALAELYGMLEDHAASREHYEEAYGLFKTAGNKAGQAQALFGLGVVKAYFEDHKGAIEHMATAALLFNESRDREGEALTRACIGESLRAMGEVDGAEEKYQEALILYRQTRNTERMARLLLDIGDIRMAKGEYEPARKRFLEAVPLLEQGEDPEALALGHLLLGEAEGLLGHHDNARPHLLRAVDVYGELHDHVYEARARWDLGLSCYYLQDYPAAREQFEAVLPMYEDLKQHDEVAKVKSVLAHFAARGV is encoded by the coding sequence ATGCACCCGTCTGACAACGAACGCGCCCACATCGCCGACGCCATCCAGAAGCAGAAGAACGCGCTCGCCCCGCTGCGCATCACCGGCTCGCCCGCGGAGGTGGGCCAGGGGCTGGTGGCGCTCGCGGAGCTGTACGGGATGCTGGAGGATCATGCGGCGAGCCGCGAGCACTACGAGGAGGCCTACGGCCTCTTCAAGACCGCGGGCAACAAGGCCGGCCAGGCGCAGGCCCTCTTCGGACTGGGCGTGGTGAAGGCCTACTTCGAGGATCACAAGGGCGCCATCGAGCACATGGCCACCGCCGCCCTGCTCTTCAATGAATCGCGCGACCGCGAGGGCGAGGCGCTCACGCGCGCCTGCATCGGCGAGTCCCTGCGCGCCATGGGCGAGGTGGACGGCGCCGAGGAGAAGTACCAGGAGGCGCTCATCCTCTACCGCCAGACGCGCAACACGGAGCGCATGGCGAGGCTGCTCCTGGACATTGGCGACATCCGCATGGCCAAGGGCGAGTACGAGCCCGCCCGCAAGCGCTTCCTGGAGGCCGTGCCGCTCCTGGAGCAGGGCGAGGACCCGGAGGCGCTCGCGCTGGGGCACCTGCTCCTGGGCGAGGCGGAGGGCCTCCTGGGCCACCACGACAACGCCCGGCCGCACCTGTTGCGCGCGGTGGACGTGTACGGCGAGCTGCATGACCACGTCTACGAGGCCCGCGCGCGCTGGGACCTGGGGCTGTCCTGCTACTACCTGCAGGACTACCCCGCAGCCCGCGAGCAGTTCGAGGCCGTGCTGCCCATGTACGAGGACCTCAAGCAGCACGACGAGGTGGCGAAGGTGAAGAGCGTCCTCGCGCACTTCGCCGCGCGCGGCGTGTAG
- a CDS encoding short-chain fatty acyl-CoA regulator family protein translates to MNNDNALNANVGLKLRGLRLQRNIKQADAAKDLGVSPAYLNLIEKGKRVMPFPLLWKALRYFEQDPEQFMSTLGEGRVDEALAKLLDEPLLKSLDIDSESLQSLSAEPKLAGTVAALFNLYKNTRTQLENVLAQLNVEERTRTQGSTSGPGSTTPGVRFDYSPFDEVSDFLEKHRNYFPELEEQAEGLRRDFRLEQQLTSSQLIRMLEERFDFKVQIERAASGSSVVRRLDLDARTLTLSPDLTEQPLKFQVAASMGLMVMDREKLVERILGAGRMRHGETERLIKVNLANYFAGALMLPYGEFFKEVQRTRYDVELLSNVFGTTYETVAHRICNLSDPKRQGLPFHFLRADIAGNISKRYSGTGIRFASGGGSCAKWAVHLAFLNPSQLTRQYSIMPDGTTYFCFAKVQLQPIEGSIVKGTAYSIGLGTHAENAKYLAYGLPTNDLRKDAIPSGISCRFCERTDCNQRAAASYRFAFAFDEYTKKDCFFSPLLVHEKEKGERNGNAEAPGNGAESSEKQDSLDRAARRRKVHEN, encoded by the coding sequence ATGAACAACGACAACGCTCTGAACGCGAACGTGGGGCTGAAGCTTCGAGGCCTGCGCTTGCAGCGGAACATCAAGCAGGCGGATGCGGCCAAGGACCTGGGCGTGTCGCCCGCGTACCTGAATCTCATCGAGAAGGGCAAGCGCGTGATGCCCTTCCCGCTCTTGTGGAAGGCGCTGCGCTACTTCGAGCAGGACCCCGAGCAGTTCATGTCCACGCTGGGCGAGGGCCGCGTGGACGAGGCCCTGGCGAAGCTGCTCGATGAGCCGCTCCTCAAGAGCCTGGACATCGACTCGGAGTCACTCCAGTCCTTGTCCGCGGAACCGAAGCTGGCCGGCACCGTCGCGGCGCTGTTCAACCTCTACAAGAACACGCGCACGCAGCTGGAGAACGTGCTCGCGCAGCTCAACGTGGAGGAGCGCACGCGCACGCAGGGCTCCACGTCCGGCCCGGGCAGCACGACGCCGGGCGTGCGCTTCGACTACTCGCCCTTCGACGAGGTCAGCGACTTCCTGGAGAAGCACCGCAACTACTTCCCGGAGCTGGAGGAGCAGGCCGAGGGACTGCGCCGCGACTTCCGCCTGGAGCAGCAGCTCACCAGCAGCCAGCTCATCCGCATGCTGGAGGAGCGGTTCGACTTCAAGGTGCAGATTGAACGCGCGGCCAGCGGCTCCTCCGTGGTGCGCCGGTTGGACCTGGACGCGCGCACGCTCACGCTGTCGCCGGACCTCACGGAGCAGCCGCTGAAGTTCCAGGTGGCCGCGTCCATGGGCCTGATGGTGATGGACCGCGAGAAGCTGGTGGAGCGCATCCTGGGCGCGGGCCGCATGCGCCACGGGGAGACGGAGCGCCTCATCAAGGTCAACCTGGCGAACTACTTCGCCGGCGCGCTGATGCTGCCCTACGGCGAGTTCTTCAAGGAGGTGCAGCGCACGCGCTACGACGTGGAGCTGCTCTCCAACGTCTTCGGCACCACCTACGAGACGGTGGCCCACCGCATCTGCAACCTGTCCGACCCCAAGCGCCAGGGGCTGCCTTTCCACTTCCTGCGCGCGGACATCGCGGGGAACATCTCCAAGCGCTACAGCGGCACCGGCATCCGCTTCGCGTCCGGTGGTGGCTCCTGCGCGAAGTGGGCGGTGCACCTGGCGTTCCTCAACCCGTCCCAGCTCACCCGGCAGTACTCCATCATGCCGGACGGGACGACGTACTTCTGCTTCGCGAAGGTGCAGCTGCAGCCCATCGAGGGCTCCATCGTGAAGGGGACGGCGTACTCCATCGGCCTGGGCACGCACGCGGAGAACGCGAAGTACCTGGCGTACGGCCTGCCCACCAACGACCTGCGCAAGGACGCCATCCCCAGCGGCATCTCCTGCCGCTTCTGCGAGCGCACCGACTGCAACCAGCGCGCGGCCGCCAGCTATCGCTTCGCCTTCGCCTTCGACGAGTACACGAAGAAGGACTGCTTCTTCTCCCCGCTGCTCGTCCACGAGAAGGAGAAGGGCGAGCGCAACGGAAACGCGGAAGCCCCTGGCAACGGCGCTGAATCCAGCGAGAAGCAGGATTCGTTGGACAGGGCCGCCCGCCGCCGCAAGGTTCACGAGAACTGA
- the fabF gene encoding beta-ketoacyl-ACP synthase II produces MGQRRVVVTGMGLISPCGIGVEKSWDALVNGRSGVGPITLFDASALDCRFAGEVKGFNPEDSIERREVRRMDRFAQFAVVAADMAIEDAGLVITEQNAERVATVIGSGIGGIGSLEETHRKALEKGPDRISSFFILQMIINMAPGYVSMRHGIKGPSWSTNSACSTSAHAIGEAMRGIQRGEFDVAVAGGAEAPISMLGVGGFAAMKALSTRNDAPQAASRPFDRDRDGFVLAEGAGILILEEYEHARARGARILAELTGYGASSDAYHVTSPAPGHEGAQRAMKAALKDARVAPADIGYLNAHGTSTDIGDVLEMEGVARVFGDAAKQLAISSTKSMTGHMNGAAGAAEAVISILALTRGVLPPTINLENQDPRITLDCVPNTARETRVDAVMSNSFGFGGTNVALVFQRLQERR; encoded by the coding sequence ATGGGACAGCGGCGCGTCGTCGTGACGGGAATGGGGCTCATCAGCCCGTGTGGCATCGGCGTGGAGAAGAGCTGGGACGCGCTGGTGAACGGCCGGAGCGGCGTGGGGCCCATCACCCTCTTCGACGCGAGCGCCCTGGACTGCCGCTTCGCCGGCGAGGTGAAGGGCTTCAACCCGGAGGACTCCATCGAACGGCGCGAGGTGCGCCGCATGGACCGCTTCGCGCAGTTCGCGGTGGTCGCGGCGGACATGGCCATTGAAGACGCGGGGCTGGTCATCACCGAGCAGAACGCCGAGCGCGTGGCGACCGTCATCGGCTCCGGCATCGGCGGCATTGGCAGCCTGGAGGAGACCCACCGCAAGGCGCTGGAGAAGGGGCCGGACCGCATCAGCTCCTTCTTCATCCTCCAGATGATCATCAACATGGCGCCCGGCTACGTCTCCATGCGCCACGGCATCAAGGGCCCGTCCTGGTCCACCAACTCCGCGTGCTCCACCAGCGCCCACGCCATTGGCGAAGCGATGCGCGGCATCCAGCGCGGCGAGTTCGACGTGGCGGTCGCGGGCGGGGCGGAGGCCCCCATCTCCATGCTGGGCGTGGGCGGCTTCGCCGCGATGAAGGCCCTGTCCACCCGCAACGACGCGCCCCAGGCGGCGAGCCGCCCGTTCGACCGGGACCGCGACGGCTTCGTGCTCGCGGAAGGCGCGGGCATCCTCATCCTGGAGGAGTACGAGCACGCCCGCGCCCGCGGGGCCCGCATCCTCGCGGAGCTGACGGGCTATGGCGCCAGCTCCGACGCCTACCACGTCACCTCGCCCGCGCCCGGCCACGAGGGCGCCCAGCGCGCGATGAAGGCCGCCCTGAAGGACGCGCGCGTGGCGCCCGCGGACATCGGCTACCTCAACGCCCACGGCACCTCCACGGACATCGGCGACGTCCTGGAGATGGAGGGCGTGGCCAGGGTGTTCGGCGACGCGGCGAAGCAGCTGGCCATCTCCTCCACCAAGTCCATGACGGGCCACATGAACGGCGCGGCCGGCGCCGCCGAGGCCGTCATCAGCATCCTCGCCCTCACCCGCGGCGTGCTGCCCCCCACCATCAACCTGGAGAACCAGGATCCGCGCATCACGCTCGACTGCGTGCCCAACACCGCCCGCGAGACGCGCGTGGACGCCGTCATGAGCAACTCCTTCGGCTTCGGCGGCACCAACGTCGCGCTCGTCTTCCAGCGCCTCCAGGAGCGTCGTTAA
- a CDS encoding PaaI family thioesterase, whose translation MSEQAGNPRTRTVTWKDPREGASAAKKLSGLEYLRAIQRGELPAPPIAELMGFTPVEVEEGRVVFAVKPGEHHYNPIGMVHGGLAATLMDSAMGCAIHTMLPLGAGYTTLELHVNYVKGIAHDTGQLLCRGEVIHLGGRVATAQGRLVDEKGTLYAHGTTTCMVFRPPGAGGKE comes from the coding sequence ATGAGCGAGCAGGCAGGGAATCCGCGCACGCGGACGGTGACGTGGAAGGATCCCCGGGAGGGGGCCTCCGCGGCGAAGAAGCTGTCGGGCCTGGAGTACCTGCGGGCCATCCAGCGCGGGGAGCTGCCCGCGCCGCCCATCGCGGAGCTGATGGGCTTCACGCCGGTGGAGGTGGAGGAGGGGCGGGTGGTGTTCGCGGTGAAGCCGGGCGAACACCACTACAACCCCATCGGGATGGTGCACGGCGGGCTGGCCGCGACGCTGATGGACTCCGCGATGGGGTGCGCCATCCACACGATGCTGCCTTTGGGCGCGGGCTACACGACGCTGGAATTGCACGTGAACTACGTGAAGGGCATCGCGCACGACACGGGGCAGTTGTTGTGCAGGGGCGAGGTCATCCACCTGGGCGGCCGCGTGGCGACGGCGCAGGGGCGCCTGGTGGACGAGAAGGGCACGCTCTACGCGCATGGCACGACGACGTGCATGGTGTTCCGCCCGCCGGGCGCGGGCGGCAAGGAGTAG
- a CDS encoding TetR/AcrR family transcriptional regulator, whose protein sequence is MRYTAEHKQATHARILAAAEKLFRAEGFSGASVERVMKAAGLTVGGFYAHFASKESLLAESLSAFMSANRTRWLAGLGAARGTEFLERFARRYLGQYNRETGDTACMMPSLLSDLTRATPEVQAAFGQGLEDLVGQAQVQVPAREGATPRQQMLATVALCFGAMTLARATATQPLAGEILDAARALLIAGAPVEEGKKASPRKRRRAAIVDAGSTSVRRARSSRKKPH, encoded by the coding sequence ATGCGCTACACCGCCGAGCACAAGCAGGCCACGCACGCGCGCATCCTCGCGGCGGCGGAGAAGCTGTTCCGCGCGGAGGGCTTCAGCGGCGCGAGCGTGGAGCGGGTGATGAAGGCCGCGGGCCTGACGGTGGGCGGCTTCTACGCGCACTTCGCCTCCAAGGAGTCGCTGCTCGCGGAGTCGCTGAGCGCCTTCATGTCCGCGAACAGGACGCGCTGGCTCGCGGGCCTGGGCGCGGCGCGGGGGACGGAGTTCCTGGAGCGCTTCGCGCGGCGCTACCTGGGCCAGTACAACCGGGAGACGGGCGACACCGCCTGCATGATGCCGTCGCTCCTGTCGGACCTGACGCGCGCCACTCCGGAGGTACAGGCCGCGTTCGGGCAGGGGCTGGAGGACCTGGTGGGCCAAGCGCAGGTTCAGGTTCCCGCGCGCGAGGGCGCGACGCCCCGGCAGCAGATGCTGGCGACGGTGGCGCTGTGCTTCGGCGCGATGACGCTCGCTCGGGCCACCGCGACGCAGCCGCTGGCGGGGGAGATATTGGACGCGGCGCGCGCGCTGCTCATCGCGGGGGCGCCCGTGGAGGAGGGGAAGAAGGCATCCCCTCGGAAGCGCCGCCGGGCGGCCATCGTGGACGCGGGGAGCACGTCCGTGCGCCGGGCCCGCTCGTCGCGGAAGAAGCCCCACTGA
- a CDS encoding YceI family protein, giving the protein MFRSVLMLAATLSLSASAAEPAPSEKHFVFHDPNSRDTVMFVLDAPLEVINGLSNQVTGRVDVKGQKASGRFQVPVSSIKTGNETRDGHLQNDRWLDAAKHPDIVFEFKDVALPAPLANAKPVVLKTKGTFTIHGVTREEPVEVTATYLQETAETKNRAAGELLRVLAKFQIPLEAYGIQRTEALLLKVGERADVTVDAWGSTQFKP; this is encoded by the coding sequence ATGTTCCGCAGCGTCCTGATGCTCGCCGCCACCCTGTCGCTGTCCGCGTCCGCCGCGGAGCCCGCGCCATCCGAAAAGCACTTCGTCTTTCATGATCCGAACAGCCGCGACACGGTGATGTTCGTGCTGGACGCGCCTCTGGAGGTCATCAACGGCCTGTCCAACCAGGTGACGGGCCGCGTGGACGTGAAGGGGCAGAAGGCCAGCGGCCGCTTCCAGGTGCCGGTGAGCTCCATCAAGACCGGCAACGAGACGCGCGACGGCCACCTGCAGAACGACCGCTGGCTGGACGCGGCGAAGCACCCGGACATCGTCTTCGAGTTCAAGGACGTGGCCCTCCCCGCGCCGCTCGCCAACGCGAAGCCGGTGGTGCTCAAGACGAAGGGCACCTTCACGATCCACGGCGTCACGCGCGAGGAGCCCGTGGAGGTGACGGCCACGTACCTCCAGGAGACGGCCGAGACGAAGAATCGCGCCGCGGGTGAGCTCCTGCGCGTGCTTGCGAAGTTCCAGATTCCCCTGGAGGCCTATGGCATCCAGCGCACCGAAGCGCTGCTGCTGAAGGTGGGCGAGCGGGCCGATGTCACCGTTGACGCCTGGGGCTCCACGCAGTTCAAGCCGTAG
- a CDS encoding DUF692 domain-containing protein — protein sequence MPSPRYADRHGLKPLGAGIGLRRDFYEALPRTPRALDWVEIIPENFLTLGGRSQRALDACRERWTLLPHGVGLNIGGPDALDDDYVTRLAALVRRLDAPFFSDHLCYSRLGGVHLHDLLPLPFCEAAVEHVVPRVREVMARVERPFLLENPSYYAAMPGGTLKEADFLRQVVEAADCGLLLDVNNVWVNARNHGYDPRAFVDALPLERVVQIHLAGHDVRETVLIDTHGDRVCDDVWALYRYTLERTGPVSTLMEWDQAIPSLDAVLDEADQARAVLAEGAR from the coding sequence ATGCCGTCCCCCCGCTACGCAGACCGCCATGGATTGAAGCCGCTGGGGGCGGGTATCGGGTTGCGCCGCGACTTCTACGAAGCGCTGCCGCGCACGCCGCGCGCGCTGGACTGGGTGGAGATCATCCCGGAGAACTTCCTCACGCTGGGGGGCCGCTCCCAACGCGCCCTGGACGCGTGCCGCGAGCGCTGGACACTGCTGCCGCACGGCGTGGGGCTCAACATCGGTGGGCCGGACGCGCTGGATGACGACTACGTCACCCGCCTGGCCGCGCTGGTGAGGCGGCTGGACGCGCCGTTCTTCTCGGATCACCTGTGCTACTCGCGCCTGGGCGGCGTGCACCTGCACGACCTGTTGCCGCTGCCCTTCTGCGAGGCCGCGGTGGAGCACGTGGTGCCGCGCGTGCGCGAGGTGATGGCGCGCGTGGAGCGCCCGTTCCTCCTGGAGAACCCCAGCTACTACGCGGCCATGCCGGGCGGCACGCTGAAGGAGGCGGACTTCCTGCGCCAGGTGGTGGAGGCCGCGGACTGCGGCCTGCTCCTGGACGTGAACAACGTCTGGGTCAACGCGCGAAACCACGGCTACGACCCGCGCGCCTTCGTGGACGCGCTGCCCCTGGAGCGCGTCGTGCAGATCCACCTGGCCGGCCACGACGTGCGCGAGACCGTCCTCATCGACACGCACGGCGACCGCGTCTGCGACGACGTGTGGGCCCTGTACCGCTACACGCTGGAGCGCACCGGCCCGGTGTCCACGCTGATGGAATGGGACCAGGCCATCCCGTCGCTCGACGCCGTGCTGGACGAGGCGGATCAGGCGCGGGCCGTGCTCGCGGAGGGCGCGCGATGA
- a CDS encoding DUF2063 domain-containing protein, which produces MKPSLRHFFDSMDAYLAGPAGAEGLLKLSASHPGWDVDPERMALYGQFVRGHVRSTLEKLFPLTREAVTPGAWDALVEGYTLTRPARHYELNRLGEGFAPFIADAADSRGLPAFLPALARFEWTDFAVFASEEVIPEAVERLTPNPTLMVLEQPYRLCAFVRAHGAQAVPAEGEELALLWRHPERLVTFYMEATPPALLVLKMAVEGLSEDAVTHATGMAAADVHAEVVRFAKDGLVLLPASALS; this is translated from the coding sequence ATGAAGCCGTCGCTGAGGCACTTCTTCGACAGCATGGACGCGTACCTCGCGGGCCCTGCTGGTGCCGAAGGGTTGTTGAAGCTCTCCGCGTCGCACCCGGGCTGGGACGTGGATCCGGAGCGCATGGCGCTCTATGGCCAGTTCGTGCGCGGCCACGTGCGCTCCACACTGGAGAAGCTCTTCCCGCTGACGCGCGAGGCGGTGACGCCGGGAGCATGGGACGCGCTGGTGGAGGGCTACACCCTCACGCGGCCCGCGCGGCACTACGAGCTCAACCGCCTGGGCGAGGGCTTCGCGCCCTTCATCGCGGACGCCGCGGACAGCCGCGGGCTGCCTGCGTTCCTGCCCGCGCTCGCGCGCTTCGAGTGGACGGACTTCGCCGTGTTCGCCTCCGAGGAGGTCATCCCGGAGGCCGTGGAGCGCCTGACGCCCAACCCCACGCTGATGGTGCTGGAGCAGCCCTACCGGCTCTGCGCCTTCGTCCGGGCCCATGGCGCGCAAGCCGTGCCCGCGGAAGGGGAGGAGCTGGCGCTGCTCTGGCGCCACCCGGAGCGGCTGGTGACCTTCTACATGGAGGCCACGCCGCCCGCGCTGCTGGTGCTGAAGATGGCCGTGGAGGGCCTGTCCGAGGACGCCGTCACCCACGCCACCGGCATGGCCGCGGCGGACGTCCACGCGGAGGTGGTGCGCTTCGCGAAGGACGGGCTGGTGCTCCTGCCGGCGTCGGCTCTTTCCTGA
- a CDS encoding chalcone isomerase family protein, whose product MKKTLTAVLLSLTLAAPVMAKEIAGVKYPDTATVAGKELKLNGVGLRKKAIFKVYTLGLYVENPTQDATALLNADEVKRVRMFMKRDLKKEQITEAIENGFKKSAGANMPKLQARLDNFKNAIPPEVKEGQELTLTYVPGKGTTVQVTGGQSIEVEGKDFADALFSVWLGKDPVDSGLKEGILGKED is encoded by the coding sequence ATGAAGAAGACGCTGACCGCCGTGCTGCTGTCGCTGACCCTCGCCGCGCCCGTGATGGCCAAGGAGATTGCGGGGGTGAAGTACCCGGATACCGCCACCGTGGCCGGCAAGGAGCTGAAGCTCAACGGCGTGGGCCTGCGCAAGAAGGCCATCTTCAAGGTCTACACCCTGGGCCTCTACGTGGAGAACCCCACGCAGGACGCCACCGCGCTGCTCAACGCGGACGAGGTCAAGCGCGTGCGCATGTTCATGAAGCGCGACCTCAAGAAGGAGCAGATCACCGAGGCCATCGAGAACGGCTTCAAGAAGAGCGCGGGCGCGAACATGCCCAAGCTCCAAGCGCGCCTGGACAACTTCAAGAACGCCATCCCCCCGGAGGTGAAGGAGGGCCAGGAGCTGACGCTGACCTACGTGCCCGGCAAGGGCACCACCGTGCAGGTGACGGGCGGCCAGTCCATCGAAGTGGAGGGCAAGGACTTCGCGGACGCGCTCTTCTCCGTGTGGCTGGGCAAGGACCCCGTGGACAGCGGCCTGAAGGAAGGCATCCTCGGCAAGGAGGACTGA